A genomic stretch from Neomonachus schauinslandi chromosome 14, ASM220157v2, whole genome shotgun sequence includes:
- the FZD10 gene encoding frizzled-10, producing the protein MPRPGPRLWLVLQVMGSCAAISSMDMERPGDGKCQPIEIPMCKDIGYNMTRMPNLMGHENQREAAIQLHEFAPLVEYGCHGHLRFFLCSLYAPMCTEQVSTPIPACRVMCEQARLKCSPIMEQFNFKWPDSLDCSKLPNKNDPNYLCMEAPNNGSDEPSRGSGLFPPLFRPQRPHGAQEHSLRDAGPGRASCDNPGKFHHVEKSAACAPLCTPGVDVYWSRGDKRFAVVWLAVWAVLCFFSSAFTVLTFLIDPARFRYPERPIIFLSMCYCVYSVGFIIRLFAGAESIACDRDSGQLYVIQEGLESTGCTLVFLVLYYFGMASSLWWVILTLTWFLAAGKKWGHEAIEANSSYFHLAAWAIPAVKTILILVMRRVAGDELTGVCYVGSMDVNALTGFVLIPLTCYLVIGTSFILSGFVALFHIRRVMKTGGENTDKLEKLMVRIGVFSVLYTVPATCVIACYFYERLNMEYWKILATQHKCKMNNQTKTLDCLMAASIPAVEIFMVKIFMLLVVGITSGMWIWTSKTLQSWQNVCSRRFKRKSRRKPASVITNSGIYKKAQHPQKTHLGKYEIPAQSPTCV; encoded by the coding sequence ATGCCGCGTCCGGGCCCCCGCCTGTGGCTGGTCCTGCAGGTGATGGGTTCGTGCGCCGCCATCAGCTCCATGGACATGGAGCGTCCGGGCGACGGCAAGTGCCAACCCATCGAGATCCCGATGTGCAAGGACATCGGCTACAACATGACCCGCATGCCCAACCTGATGGGCCACGAGAACCAGCGCGAGGCCGCCATCCAGCTGCACGAGTTCGCGCCGCTGGTGGAGTACGGCTGCCACGGCCACCTCCGCTTCTTCCTGTGCTCGCTGTACGCGCCCATGTGCACCGAGCAAgtctccacccccatccccgcCTGCCGGGTCATGTGCGAGCAGGCCCGGCTGAAGTGCTCCCCGATCATGGAGCAGTTCAACTTCAAGTGGCCCGACTCGCTGGACTGCAGCAAGCTCCCCAACAAGAACGACCCCAACTACCTGTGCATGGAGGCGCCCAACAACGGCTCGGACGAGCCCTCCCGGGGCTCGGGCCTGTTCCCGCCGCTCTTCCGGCCGCAGCGGCCGCACGGCGCGCAGGAGCACTCGCTCAGGGACGCGGGCCCGGGGCGCGCCAGCTGCGACAACCCGGGCAAGTTCCACCACGTGGAGAAGAGCGCGGCGTGCGCGCCGCTGTGCACGCCCGGCGTGGACGTGTACTGGAGCCGCGGCGACAAGCGCTTCGCCGTGGTCTGGCTGGCCGTGTGGGCTGTGCTGTGCTTCTTCTCCAGCGCCTTCACGGTGCTCACCTTCCTCATCGACCCGGCGCGCTTCAGGTACCCCGAGCGCCCCATCATCTTCCTCTCCATGTGCTACTGCGTCTACTCGGTGGGCTTCATCATCCGCCTCTTTGCCGGCGCCGAGAGCATCGCGTGCGACCGGGACAGCGGGCAGCTCTATGTCAtccaggaggggctggagagCACGGGCTGCACCCTCGTCTTCCTCGTCCTCTACTACTTCGGGATGGCCAGCTCGCTCTGGTGGGTGATTCTCACGCTCACCTGGTTCCTGGCTGCCGGCAAGAAGTGGGGCCACGAGGCCATCGAGGCCAACAGCAGCTACTTCCACCTGGCGGCCTGGGCCATCCCGGCCGTGAAGACCATCCTGATCCTGGTGATGCGCAGGGTGGCGGGCGACGAGCTCACGGGCGTGTGCTATGTGGGCAGCATGGACGTGAACGCCCTCACCGGCTTCGTGCTCATCCCGCTGACCTGCTACCTCGTCATCGGCACTTCCTTCATCCTCTCCGGCTTCGTGGCGCTCTTCCACATCCGGAGGGTGATGAAGACGGGCGGGGAGAACACCGACAAACTGGAGAAGCTCATGGTGAGGATCGGAGTCTTTTCTGTGCTCTACACGGTGCCGGCCACCTGTGTGATCGCCTGCTACTTTTACGAGCGCCTCAACATGGAGTACTGGAAAATCCTAGCCACTCAGCACAAGTGCAAAATGAACAACCAGACCAAAACTCTGGACTGCCTGATGGCGGCGTCCATCCCGGCCGTGGAGATCTTCATGGTGAAGATCTTCATGCTGCTGGTGGTGGGCATCACCAGCGGGATGTGGATCTGGACGTCCAAAACCCTGCAGTCCTGGCAGAACGTTTGCAGCCGCAGGTTcaagaggaagagcaggaggaaaCCCGCCAGTGTGATCACCAACAGTGGGATTTACAAAAAAGCCCAGCATCCCCAAAAAACCCATCTTGGAAAATATGAAATCCCTGCCCAGTCTCCCACCTGTGTGTGA